In Vigna unguiculata cultivar IT97K-499-35 chromosome 3, ASM411807v1, whole genome shotgun sequence, a single genomic region encodes these proteins:
- the LOC114179736 gene encoding trihelix transcription factor ASIL2, whose amino-acid sequence MASPPPPPDPPSAVPLALIPLPLPAPPSSRRLPPPCWSPDETLALIDAYRDKWYSLGRGNLKATHWQEVADAVANRCPNASPPKTPVQCRHKMEKLRKRYRTEIQRARSLPVSRFNSSWVHFKLMDSMEKGPSPVKPEHDSDSDNDDDENEDDQDLYQEINHNGHTRSLNKLYRNGFPGSGGAGGFRIRIPTGMSPAQPGSGSRMFGKVGNQKFSPNLNQNPNPNSNFGKKRERDPVGEVVAAIKVLGDGFVRMEQMKMEMAREIESMRMEMEMKRTEMILESQQRIVEAFAKAVSEKKKAKTVSSPQQP is encoded by the coding sequence ATGGCCTCTCCTCCACCACCCCCCGACCCTCCCTCCGCCGTCCCCCTAGCCCTCATCCCCCTTCCCCTCCCCGCGCCCCCCTCCTCCCGCCGCCTTCCTCCTCCCTGCTGGTCACCCGATGAAACCCTCGCCCTCATCGACGCCTACCGCGACAAGTGGTACTCCCTCGGCCGCGGCAACCTCAAGGCCACCCACTGGCAAGAGGTCGCCGACGCCGTCGCAAACCGCTGCCCCAACGCCTCCCCTCCCAAAACCCCCGTCCAGTGCCGCCACAAAATGGAGAAGCTCCGCAAGCGCTACCGCACCGAGATCCAACGCGCTCGCTCCCTCCCCGTTTCCCGATTCAACTCCTCCTGGGTCCACTTCAAGCTCATGGACTCCATGGAGAAAGGTCCCTCTCCTGTCAAACCCGAACACGATTCCGATAGTGACAACGATGATGACGAAAACGAGGACGATCAAGATCTGTACCAGGAGATCAACCACAACGGCCACACTCGGAGCTTGAACAAGTTGTACAGGAATGGGTTTCCGGGCTCCGGTGGTGCCGGTGGATTTAGGATTCGAATTCCCACCGGGATGTCCCCTGCTCAACCCGGGTCTGGCTCCAGGATGTTTGGGAAGGTTGGGAATCAGAAATTCAGCCCTAATTTGaatcaaaaccctaaccctaattctaattttgggaagaagagagagagagacccGGTTGGGGAGGTGGTGGCTGCGATTAAGGTTTTAGGCGATGGATTTGTGAGGATGGAACAGATGAAGATGGAGATGGCGAGGGAGATTGAAAGCATGCGCATGGAGATGGAAATGAAGCGCACTGAGATGATTCTGGAGTCACAACAACGGATTGTTGAGGCCTTTGCCAAGGCAGTTTCAGAAAAGAAGAAGGCCAAGACTGTGTCTTCCCCTCAGCAGCCCTAA